CGGGCCGGACCGGCGGCCGACGACCGAGAACGGACGGCTTCTAGCGTTTGATCACCGGCTCCGTCTCGGCTGCCAGGCTGATCCAGCGAGCGACCATTCCCTCGGTGGGGAGTCGCCGAACCAGCTTGCGTTCCTCGTTGATCTGCGCCATCTTGTTCGTCAGCGAGGCGGCGTTCCTGCGACGCAGTTCCTTGACGGTGTCGACACCTGAAGCCTCGAGAAGATCGGCGTATTCGCCTCCGATGCCCCTGATGCGCATCAGGTCCGCGCGATTCACCCACTGAAGGATCTGCCGCTCCATGAGCCCGGTTTCTTCGGCGAGCTGCCGGCGTCCCCGCCGCGTGCGCCCGCGCTTCAGCAATGCCTCCGTGGTCCGTATGCGTGATCGCCGCAGACTTCGGGCAGATGCAACGCTGATTCCACTGAGTTCGTCAATCGACGCCATCCAGGCTCCTTTCTCCCTCGTGGCGCAGACTAGTGTCACAGCCCTTACGCTC
This genomic interval from Actinomycetota bacterium contains the following:
- a CDS encoding DUF4332 domain-containing protein is translated as MASIDELSGISVASARSLRRSRIRTTEALLKRGRTRRGRRQLAEETGLMERQILQWVNRADLMRIRGIGGEYADLLEASGVDTVKELRRRNAASLTNKMAQINEERKLVRRLPTEGMVARWISLAAETEPVIKR